One segment of Salvia splendens isolate huo1 chromosome 20, SspV2, whole genome shotgun sequence DNA contains the following:
- the LOC121781458 gene encoding uncharacterized protein LOC121781458, with protein sequence MLVAFSTPLEAHSALEAELTAMIHGLCLAKDLDLPIWIESDAEQAINLVNGAGWGPALARQVEAQLILLKRQLKFQATFIHREGNKAADFLARMGLRLDSGRQLDHNSAPRDLMDFVRLDRMGVPNIRTLDGDGY encoded by the coding sequence ATGTTGGTGGCGTTTAGCACGCCCCTTGAAGCACACTCGGCTCTGGAGGCTGAGCTGACGGCCATGATCCATGGGCTGTGCTTAGCCAAGGATCTTGACTTACCAATCTGGATCGAATCAGATGCCGAGCAAGCCATTAATCTGGTCAATGGAGCAGGGTGGGGGCCGGCTCTAGCTCGGCAAGTAGAGGCGCAATTGATCCTTCTCAAGCGCCAACTTAAATTCcaagccaccttcatacaccgGGAGGGGAACAAGGCGGCGGATTTCCTCGCGAGAATGGGCCTAAGGCTTGATAGCGGTCGACAATTGGATCATAATTCTGCACCAAGAGACCTCATGGACTTCGTCCGCTTGGACCGAATGGGTGTTCCAAACATTCGAACCCTAGATGGGGACGGATACTAG